In one Gopherus evgoodei ecotype Sinaloan lineage chromosome 1, rGopEvg1_v1.p, whole genome shotgun sequence genomic region, the following are encoded:
- the LOC115650968 gene encoding gap junction beta-6 protein-like, which yields MDWGTLQNILGSVNKHSTSIGKIWLTVLFIFRVMILVVAAERVWGDEQSDFVCNTLQPGCKNVCYDHFFPISHIRLWALQLIFVSTPALLVAMHIAHRRHEKKRQLTSGEKVDIEELNKQKFHIQGSLWWTYTCSILFRIIFEAVFMYVFYVMYDGYQMPQLLKCSAWPCPNIVDCFVSRPTEKTMFTIFMLSVSGVCMLLNVAEMCYLVIKFCMKAPRKPATLK from the coding sequence ATGGACTGGGGAACATTGCAGAATATTTTAGGAAGTGTGAACAAACACTCCACTAGTATTGGGAAGATCTGGCTCACTGTCCTGTTCATTTTCCGTGTTATGATCCTCGTGGTAGCTGCAGAGAGAGTCTGGGGAGACGAACAAAGTGATTTTGTCTGCAACACTCTGCAACCGGGATGCAAAAATGTTTGCTATGACCACTTCTTCCCCATCTCTCACATTAGACTGTGGGCCCTTCAGCTCATCTTTGTCTCAACTCCTGCACTTCTGGTGGCCATGCACATTGCACACAGACGGCATGAGAAGAAAAGGCAGCTCACGAGTGGTGAGAAAGTGGATATTGAAGAACTGAATAAACAAAAGTTTCATATTCAGGGCTCCTTGTGGTGGACGTACACCTGCAGCATATTGTTCAGAATCATCTTTGAAGCTGTCTTCATGTATGTGTTTTACGTAATGTATGATGGATACCAAATGCCTCAGCTCCTGAAATGTAGCGCGTGGCCTTGCCCCAACATAGTGGATTGCTTTGTTTCTCGACCCACTGAGAAAACAATGTTTACTATTTTCATGCTTTCTGTGTCTGGGGTCTGTATGCTGTTAAATGTGGCTGAAATGTGTTATCTGGTGATAAAATTTTGTATGAAAGCACCTAGGAAACCAGCAACTTTAAAATAG